The Tripterygium wilfordii isolate XIE 37 chromosome 21, ASM1340144v1, whole genome shotgun sequence genome segment GATGGACTATGCTCATGTGTCGACGAATCAGAGATTCCAAGATGGAAGGCCGTTGAAGATCATGCTCAGTTTTCAGAGCTGTGAGCAATCTCCTCCTAAAGTTACCAAGAACGCATTCTCTCATGTACTGCACATAAAACCAGTTTTTCCTCATTGTAAATATACAAACATGATGCATCCTGATATGATAAAAAGGCACACAAATATATGCAAACAAAGCACGACAACATGCTAAGATCTCCAATAAGGTATTACTCTTGGTACTGCTCCAACAATTTGTTCTTAATCCACTCAGTCAACCATTACCACATTATGATCTCCAATGTGGTATATACAAATTTTAGTTCTTTGTTACCTAGTTTTCTCGTGTAGCGAAAATGTTATACTGTAGCTAACTAAAAACATCTGTAATCCTGCTCTCGGTGATCTTGGAGGAGGGAAAGATTTGCATGCCTTACCTCTCGAAGAACAAAGACATGATTTAGAACACATATAGGTTCCATATCATTTAAAACTGAGCACAAGTTGGTCAACCTTTGCATTGCAGCTTCTAACCTGCCATCAACACAAATACCAGTATTGATAACTTGAGATACATTGAGAGAAAGACAAAAAGAACTATGAAGGATCCTCACATTTTGATAGAACTATTATTTTCAGGGTAGCTCTCATGGCCAGGCAAAGGAAAACCAACTCCTCCCTTTGGCGATTTCATTGAAGGAATTGACACTCGTGCCGCATTATTCAAATAGAAAGCTGCCTGCTCTGGGAGAAGCTGAAATTATTTTAGGGATTAGTTTTACGATGGATATTATCTCCAACAGTCGAACACCTGAACTACTTATAACAATACAATTTTAAAGTACCAAACCTGAGTCTCAAGAGCACCAAATCCTCCGTCAGAATCAAGAATATTGATTAAACCCTCCAATCCACCCATGATAGATTCAATGAGAGACTCTACATATAGTACTGCATCTCGACCAATTTTAGTTACCTGCTTGAAAAAAACATCCAGAAAACTTTGTAGTTTCACTTccgtgagagaagaaaaaagaaaaaaaaaaaaaggtggcgAAGGGGGAGGGCAGGATAAGACAGTGGTAAACGCCATAATCTTTTCAGTGCATACAAAGACCAAACCTAAGTTCTGGAAGGCATTGAGTAATGGAATATTACAAATCTAAGACAAATATTGGCCCTATGGAAGTTAAATGATTTTAGCATGGCTATTCAGGAGTggaagaaaggagagagaaaatggagAATGGCATAGGATGGAGGgcgttgtaacttgtaagtatGCCTGTGGACATTATTTAGCTCATAGATTACCTCTTCTGGAACAATTGGAGAAGCACACTCTGGGAAACTGCTAGCAACACCTAGCCATGCACAACAATGCTGCGGACGTCCTTCTGGTCCAAACATGGTGTTCCTGAACACCTGTAACAACATGTATGCTCAGTTCTCAACTAGACAAATTTAGCAGTATTTAACATACATATAACCAACTATATTCGGAGAGAGACTAAAGAATCACTAAAACagagggagaaaaaaagaagaaaaggcaaGGATAAAAGGCAGAGAcaccacagagagagagagagagagagagagagagagaaggaaatagTGTCTTGTCCACTGGACTAATAATTGATTAAATAAGTAAACTGAAGAAGAGAGAATTGACCGTTGTGAGGTGCTGGTGGTGGAAATAAAGTTTTTTAAGACTTCCATGCTTTGACAATTGGGATTCCAACTCATCAACACATCTGCACACAGAGAGATCCATGAATGTAATGATCAATTTTCACAAACTAAGATATTAAATGCAAGATGGCCACAACTCAATGCTAAATGTAAGATGCCCATAATTCAATGCCAATTGCCAAGAACTTCGATTAAAATTTCAACTCATTTTTTCTATAGTTCCAAAATATTACATAATGTACATCGCTACTATCATTCAATAAGTTGATCATATTGGAAATATGAGACTATTATCTGATTCACAAGTTGAATCTGCAAATGCTAAAGACTTCAGCTATCACCCCAGAGCAAAGAGTACCTGGACCAATTGTAAGCAGCATTGCCCTCTGATAGCAACCCTTCCTTTCCGGTGGACACAGTAGCtctctccaagtgtctaatgttgATAGATGAACGAGCAGATGTGACAATCATCAATATCGATAGCCAATCCTTACGGAATTGCTGATTAGCAAAAAATGATTATTAGTTCCGTTAACTTGTTATAAAAAAGCAACtagtaaaatattaattataataatagcAATCAAAAGGGAAACATAATTTAACTAGGTACGGGATAGAATAGGATGGATTCAGTAGAATGAGCTGCAACAAAAAGATAACACCAACAATCAATCACCTGATCAACGATGCAAGGATATAAACTAAAGGTAGAGCTTTAAGCATATAAACTCATGCCCGCTTTACAGCAAAACAATCAAGCAATCCATCAATCAATTAGTGATATAATATgccttagaaaaaaaaattggtgagATGTAGAGGAAGGATAGGGATTTAAACTAATGCCAAATTATACTTCATCAATAAAACCATATTGCAACAAATGTGCGTGTTACAATTCAGATCATTTCACGAAGTCTACACACCATGAAGAGAGTGAACCAGAAGAAGCAGGCAGCAAATAATAGACAGCATTGCTGGCAAGTTGAACACTGCTCAAAAGTGACTCATTAAATACTACCTAAGCCTTGCACATCATATTGGTAACAGCAGAATTCCATTATAGATCACTGAGAGTCATGCCCTAAAAACTCATTCCTAAACTTAAACATCTGGCTTCGTGCAAAAAGTCTTTTAGGTAATCATGCTACTTGCAGAAGACCACATGGTATAAGAGAATGAAAGGAAATGTCATGAAGAAAATAATCGTTGCTGTCCATGTAATCTCCTATGGTTAGATTTCAAAAACTAACATTACTTCACAAGTTGTCAGTCTTAATGAAgccttgaaaagtttgtatgaTAAGTTTAGCATCAATTGGAATACGACACAGACGAATGAAGAGGTTGGGGAGAATATGCATATACAgatttatatatacacaaataggAACATGCACACATTTAATAAGAAAGCTGAAAAGAACCACCCCAAGAATCTAGCATCGGATCCTGAGTTCAAAACTTCACACCTCCTagtcaaaaacaaaatattgatGTGTTGGGCAGAGGCAGGTCATCAGCTAAAGCTTTTAGGATAAATAATGTTTTAGATGAGTTATCATTACTGTAGAGTTGGAACTACTAGAGATTATAGTTATATCTTAATATTCAAACAACAGATTGTAGTAGGCATCTCTTCAATTAATATTTAACAATGAAATGGTTATACAAAAGAATAGTGATATCAGTTAAACTACAGAAAATTCAACTTCTAAAAAATGAAGTAAATATGGAAGAACTTAGTTTGCACAGATTTCTTACAGACAGATCACATGTAACGACTGAAATATTTCCACCCTGTGGTTCTGGAATGTTTTGAAGGTGCTGAACAATCCGCTGAAAAAGTCCTTTCAAGGCCACATCAAGATCAAGAGCCACCATTCCTGGAGTTCCCAGCAAAAAACGGATTCGACCAGAACATGAAGAAAGATAGGACAGAGCATAACCTCGAATTGCTGCATTCAAATAGGAAAATCATCAAACCTAGTAAATACATTTGAAAAGCTATCACTGGCAATGCACTAAGAAGGCTACACAGCAATCCTTgttataaacttatataattaatataaatatgcaGTAGGGTCAATTATAGGCAAAGTGCTCTTCTGTTGAATCAAGTCCAATATTCAATGTAATAGCAATCATTTCAGGTGTATGTGTCGGTGGGTGGGTGTTTGGGGGGGGGTGTGATGACAAGGGAAATCGGGGTCCAAGGCCCATCATGGAGCAATGGTACTTCATCCCAAGGATCAGGTAAATCACAACTGCTTTACCTGTCCAAGTAAACACATGCCTCGGTCTAGGAAACCTGCTCCACTTTAGACAATCATCCAAATATAGAACTAATACATAGTGATTAACAAGTTTTCTTAAAACATAAATAATGGCAGTTGGCAGTTATGTCGTACACAAGCAAGAAACAAACTTTGAGAGATAAGAATCAGCCTGGGACTGAAATCATGGGAAAAATAAATAGCAAAGACCAGATGCTGAGTAAACATTTAATTGACAGTGTTACTTAAGTCATTCCAGTGGTCGTGACACTGTAGTAGACGAAGTAAGTATAAGTGACAGATTAGCAGATATTGAAACCACAGCGTTACATTTTGCAGGCTCTGGTGGAAGTCTTTTCAATTGGTAACTAGCTAAATTGAAAAATTCTTAGACACCATGGCTTCGTTGCCAAACCTCACAAGAGTCACGAAAGCTTACTCTGCACTGCCACATtgttcttattaattttttggTTGCCATTTTAACAAAATGTTTGATATGCTTTTCAGAGAGAAATTTAAGGAGACTCTTATTATCAAAGGTTGTTGGCCACACATCATAATTGTATAGCATTGGAAACATTATACATTTAATGAAGTACTGCAACATTTCAGGTTAAGTACCCTCAACATAACCACTGGATCAACATAAATAGTGCTATTTATAATATCATATTACCAATGACATTGAAAGTAAAAAATTTATGATAATTCAATTTGTATGCAACTTAAACACTGTTTCTCTACAACATTGTTGAGATAAAATGTTATCTGAATCAGTTTCAATCTAACCTGCAATATACTTGCGCACAAGACAGCATAGATGGTCCATGCCATCTAACAAAAACCCAATAGTCGGATCATTTGGATCCTGCTTAAAAAAAACAGCAATCTTAAGTTAACTAAATAACAGGTTCACTATATACCCAATGACAGCAGCCTAATGGTAAGAGATTTAATAGATACATGGTTAAAAAAACTTGACTTACAATGTCAACTGCTATCATGCGAGTAGTTTTAGATTTTGTCGAGGTAATCCCTACATGTTGGAAGTACCAAATGACTTCAGATTGAGCCAAAGCCAAGGCAGAAAATACCATCTGCTGGAGCGCAAAATCATTAAAGAAATATTTGTTATGAAGATCATTCAATGCATTCAATAGACAAACATGAAGTCTGCTTTCTATAAGTATTGAAAAGGGTTGAAAATTTGAGATCAGTCGCTCCAGCCTTTCACTCAACTTCTTTTTCCACTACTCTTAAATAAGAAGGAATTACACAATTATACCACTTTTATtggaaatttatttttaaatatgcACACAAGGAGAAAGAACCAAAAAGAAGATGTGTGTGAAATTTCCTTCATCTTATGAAATCCATATCCCAGTGGAATGCAAATCTTATTTATCATGAAAGTTCTCCCCAACGATCCAATATGCTTCTTAAGAGATTTCTGGGGTTCTCATAATTTCTAGCATTGTAAAAGATAAATTTGAAGCAGACCTGCAAATTGCAATATGTCCTgcaaaatataattcaaatgaaaaaatcACCTGAATGTTTGGAGCCAGTAGACTCGGCTGATCAGTAAAAAAGAGTACCATTCTTCCAATTTCTTGCTTTAATAATATCCTTCTTTCTCTGTGTGTAGCATCACAGGATAATAGTGCTTGCTCATGCACTTCACTGCAAAATCAACCACTTTACAAAtcatatcaaaataaaaaacacagtACTAGACAGGTTTAATGAAGATCAAAGTTAATGCAATATATTTTACCACGGGAAAGAAAATTGTATTAGCCATTTGTTGCCATACCTTATCATTTTCTCAACCTGCTTTGCCACACTGTATTCTAAATCTGCTTCCTTTTGCTTGGTACGTCCAGATTTAGCCATCTTCTTTGATTCTAATATCCGTGGCAAAACATATAGCTGATAGTCCTCATGCAAAAACAAATACTGCAAATACAAGATTTTAACAACAGTGCTCCAGTAAATGAAGAATTCTTGTTCAGAAACAGACACTCAATCTCACCTCATCCCTGAATAATGTAAGAACCAAATTTTCCTTGAGTACAACCTAAAAAGCATTTAAAACGACAAAAGTAAGATAGGAATGCACTTCAAATGATGAAATCACGAAACAGAATCATGTCTCAAAAAAAAGTGAACAAATTAACAGGGCACTTCACATTTATAGCAAAAGGATAAGATGAGCAAAACAGAAAACATAATGGAGAACAAAAAAGTTCCAAAGCAATAAATCATCGTAGATCAAATCTCAATTACTAAAAATCCCCAAAATGCAAGGAATGCCTGTTGCCTGAGTTGTAAGGTTGATGAAAACATGAATCATGAGGGCATACCAGAGCAATATCAATGCTAGTGACACGAAGCAGCTCATCAGGACAAACTAGATACCCAAGTAACACCCATTCGCTATAAGAAGTAACATTTGCTAGATCCTGAGCTCTCTGCAAAGTGAAAACTTGATGTGAGATATGCATTGTAATAATAAAccttcaatttaaaaaaaataaaaaatagggaCAAAAGCATGACAGAAGTATTTAGACAATTTTAAATATATGTCAAATTCATCATAACAGTATGTACCATGGGGTGAGCAGAATTTGTGAGAATATCTGGGTATCGAGGATGATACGGGCTTAAAAACCCTTCATTTCTCAGCTTCCTTGTATCCGTGGATAGAAAAATAATAGGACCTACAgcctccagaatctgaatacAAATTGAAAATGTTAATAATGAAGTGATAGCAGCCCCTGGGAATGCATCTCGCAAAAATGATTTTAAGATGACAATTGGGGAGGGACCCTGCTAGCCCACGTGACCTGGCCTATTAGGAGTGGGTAAATGGTGTAACAAACGAGTCAATGGAGCAGGAATGGGGTGTGGGAGTTCAACTTGTTAAAGGTATTGTATCAAGTATCAACCATATTGCTCATGAGTCTAGATGACAAAAAGTTTCTAAAGCTTATGGAATACTTCATGCTGGTACACAAGAATCACACCAAATTCCAAAATAATTTTCAGACGAAAATCGTCAGAAAAGATTGTAAGACAATTGTTCAAAACTATAATCTCATATTgacaaaaattgaggagagcaATGACCTCGCCAATACGTGGGCTAACAAAATTTAGGTCTTCTTGTAATCCTTTCAGAGGGGGATCATAAGAGTCAATGAATTGAACCAACCTGAAACtcatgtggaaaaaaaaaaaaaaaaaaaagagcgtTATCAAGAGTCGATGTATTATGAACCAGTGACAATCACATGATGGTCAACCTTTGaaataaacaaaagcaaaagcagaGTTCAGCAAGTTAGCAAAACAGAAATAGCCTACATTCAATGAGACAATTCTATGCAACTAGGACATTTTGGCATCAAAATCAGTGAAACTACACACAGTGAGATCATTGTAGCCTAGGTGTCTCAACTTCAATCCACATGGGGAGGTTATCCCTGAAATATGGGCTATGTTGCCCACTCCAACATTGTATGCACCCATCAACCCGAAAAAATCAGCCGCTGCCATGAAGCCTTGATTTGGAGTTACTAAATACCTTTCATAGAGGACAGGATGGAGAATTTTGATAATAATTCACGTATGGAAggtaaagaaaataatttttcaacaCTTTATTTCTCTTCCATATTTCTTCCTAATTCTGTAATAAGCAATATCACGAATAGAAACAATAGAGATGGGTCACCTAAGTAGACAGGACCAAATGCTATGCTTGAGGACCAAATTAAGTAAGTAGTTCTAACAGTTAAGGGTTTTGGATGGCTATAATAGAAGTCCCAAATTCTTGGATTTGGTCAACTGGTCCATGAGTTTTAATTGCTTATTTAACagtcttttttttataagtaatagtcactataacaaaaaaaaaaaccaccagaAAGACTGATTCTTGGAAGGACAGCAACCGGCATCATTTTTCATTTGCGAACTTGGGGATTAGGAAAATGCATGTCAATGTCATGAAATCCTTAAACCAGGGTGGACATACACTAGAATAATCTGCATCCATTTGCGGCGCACAAACATTTTGTGCAAAAGGAGCAGGTTGAAAATTATGTGTAGTAGGATTTTACATGCACAGAGAATAGCAATAAGTAATTATTGAAGTGTCTACTCTTACGAATTAGCATCAACAGATCTCGAGCCTTCTGAAAATTATGTCATTCATGTAGTACTGCCTTTGATTTCCCCATCTCATTAATATAAAAGCAAATAAACAAAACCATCAGTTTCTTTGATTAAATTGATGGAAACAACAGATTTATTTCTATCCAAGGCCCAAGCTTTATATCATCAGCAAGAAGCCATATTAACACGTCTGTAAGGCCGGtcttagaaaatgaaaaactttcAAGATCATATTAAGTCATTTAGCACAGTTAAAAAAAGCTATctccaacaacaaaaaaatatttcataccgATGATAAAAATCACAGTCTCTGTCATTTCTTGACATGGCATGCAATAGGTTATACATTTGCAGCATCATTTTCCGTGGTATCTGTATAAACAAACGCTATGTATCACAGTaaagaaatacaaatatataatgCACCTAAGTTTTAACTGACTGATGTAAAACTTGTTGCGGCATATTTTCCAACTCAactccaaaagaaaagaaaaagaaagaacaaaggagaagaaggaaagaaagataAGAAATGTAGAGAATAAAGATTAAGGACGGTTAACTTGCCTTCTCAGACAGGAGATTAACTCGGACAAACGAGCAAAAGAGATCCATAAAAGCGTGCAGTATAAGTGAGTTCTGATGAGGCTGAAAAAAGCTGCACCATGTTATCAGAGATTCCACAAATAAAGCCTATACATTATGTTTCCCATCATCttgataaccaaaaaaaaaaaaaaaatagcccaGCACTTTATAAGTATTGATACATATCAACCACCATATAGACAAATAATTTCATCCAACCAAAGTTTGAGAGAtttcttttgacttttgaggCCATTTTCCTGGGTCTCTCACAATGAGCAGAGCATCAATATTATGGGAGATGTCCTTGCAATGTCATCAATACTAAAGCTTCCACTGTATAGAGAGTTGATTTTCACTCACCAACAAGGTGATAACAGTACTACTGAGATCCAGAATAAGTCGCAAAGCTTGTTCACGAAATGCCATCAAGTCAACAAGAAGCTGATCCACACAAAACAAAGCTATTAACAAATTAATATTGATCAACTATTTTTGAATACgattgatttttctttccttacaatgaataaaaaccaatttcacCAAAATATCTGACTTTTCACGAAGCATTTTTTAGTAAATATGACAAAATAGGATCTTGaaactttttattttatcatcATGAGATACCATCAAAAAGAATGAGAATGGATAGAAACATAGATTGAACCACCaagataataattaatatatattgctCGAAATGTGAGCACCATATAACATGTAGGATGATGATCCAAAAAGATGGCAAGAAGTATAACCCATGAAACCCACTTGATGTGGAAAAATATGGAGAATTTGGAAATTATATAAGACAAAAAATTTCTTTCATGTTATCTTCAAAATTGCCATTTATCG includes the following:
- the LOC119989005 gene encoding protein NAP1-like isoform X2, with translation MAKSRHHFSSQDALMSPTSVRSKEWEGPSRWTEYLGPDITSPVTSRNVRNTGSDGQVQSGGFLKGLNMQWVVQLTGVAEGLMAKMYRLNQILDYPDPVGHVFSEAFWKAGVFPNHPRICLLLSKKFPEHFSKLQLERVDKAALDSLHDSAEVHLQSLEPWVQLLVDLMAFREQALRLILDLSSTVITLLPHQNSLILHAFMDLFCSFVRVNLLSEKIPRKMMLQMYNLLHAMSRNDRDCDFYHRLVQFIDSYDPPLKGLQEDLNFVSPRIGEILEAVGPIIFLSTDTRKLRNEGFLSPYHPRYPDILTNSAHPMRAQDLANVTSYSEWVLLGYLVCPDELLRVTSIDIALVVLKENLVLTLFRDEYLFLHEDYQLYVLPRILESKKMAKSGRTKQKEADLEYSVAKQVEKMISEVHEQALLSCDATHRERRILLKQEIGRMVLFFTDQPSLLAPNIQMVFSALALAQSEVIWYFQHVGITSTKSKTTRMIAVDIDPNDPTIGFLLDGMDHLCCLVRKYIAAIRGYALSYLSSCSGRIRFLLGTPGMVALDLDVALKGLFQRIVQHLQNIPEPQGGNISVVTCDLSQFRKDWLSILMIVTSARSSINIRHLERATVSTGKEGLLSEGNAAYNWSRCVDELESQLSKHGSLKKLYFHHQHLTTVFRNTMFGPEGRPQHCCAWLGVASSFPECASPIVPEEVTKIGRDAVLYVESLIESIMGGLEGLINILDSDGGFGALETQLLPEQAAFYLNNAARVSIPSMKSPKGGVGFPLPGHESYPENNSSIKMLEAAMQRLTNLCSVLNDMEPICVLNHVFVLREYMRECVLGNFRRRLLTALKTEHDLQRPSILESLIRRHMSIVHLAEQHISMDLTQGIREVLLTEAFTGPVSSLQLYEKPADQLSGSATEAVCNWYIENIIKDVSGAGIIFTPMHNCFKSTRPVGGYFADSVTGFRELKAFVRIFGGYGVDRLDRMMREHTAALLNCIDTSLRSNRELLEAVAGSMHSGDRIEREACLKQIGDLDTVIGFCIEAGQALSFDQLLAEATGAVLEDGAPLIYSLLDSVIKHIPEEIPEKKEIRRIRRVANSVGRVGDHDSEWVRSILEEAGGANDGSWNLLPYFFASFMTSNIWNTTGFNVETGGFNNNIYCLARCISAVIAGSEFVRLEREHQQRESPSNGHIDENLDTELQNRISAEAGIKSAMQLFVKFSAGIILDSWGEVNRSHLVAKLIFLNQLSEISPYLPRSSLESHVPYAILRSIYSQYYGNSPSMPLALLSISPRHSPAVSLSHASPIVKQPRGDLTPQHSANDYAYFKGSLPHSQDHLHEADHRSNVRRSGPLDYSSSRSKMKFVDTSTSSSRGPSPLPRFAVSRSGPISYK
- the LOC119989005 gene encoding protein NAP1-like isoform X1, with the translated sequence MAKSRHHFSSQDALMSPTSVRSKEWEGPSRWTEYLGPDITSPVTSRNVRNTGSDGQVQSGGFLKGLNMQWVVQLTGVAEGLMAKMYRLNQILDYPDPVGHVFSEAFWKAGVFPNHPRICLLLSKKFPEHFSKLQLERVDKAALDSLHDSAEVHLQSLEPWVQLLVDLMAFREQALRLILDLSSTVITLLPHQNSLILHAFMDLFCSFVRVNLLSEKIPRKMMLQMYNLLHAMSRNDRDCDFYHRLVQFIDSYDPPLKGLQEDLNFVSPRIGEILEAVGPIIFLSTDTRKLRNEGFLSPYHPRYPDILTNSAHPMRAQDLANVTSYSEWVLLGYLVCPDELLRVTSIDIALVVLKENLVLTLFRDEYLFLHEDYQLYVLPRILESKKMAKSGRTKQKEADLEYSVAKQVEKMISEVHEQALLSCDATHRERRILLKQEIGRMVLFFTDQPSLLAPNIQQMVFSALALAQSEVIWYFQHVGITSTKSKTTRMIAVDIDPNDPTIGFLLDGMDHLCCLVRKYIAAIRGYALSYLSSCSGRIRFLLGTPGMVALDLDVALKGLFQRIVQHLQNIPEPQGGNISVVTCDLSQFRKDWLSILMIVTSARSSINIRHLERATVSTGKEGLLSEGNAAYNWSRCVDELESQLSKHGSLKKLYFHHQHLTTVFRNTMFGPEGRPQHCCAWLGVASSFPECASPIVPEEVTKIGRDAVLYVESLIESIMGGLEGLINILDSDGGFGALETQLLPEQAAFYLNNAARVSIPSMKSPKGGVGFPLPGHESYPENNSSIKMLEAAMQRLTNLCSVLNDMEPICVLNHVFVLREYMRECVLGNFRRRLLTALKTEHDLQRPSILESLIRRHMSIVHLAEQHISMDLTQGIREVLLTEAFTGPVSSLQLYEKPADQLSGSATEAVCNWYIENIIKDVSGAGIIFTPMHNCFKSTRPVGGYFADSVTGFRELKAFVRIFGGYGVDRLDRMMREHTAALLNCIDTSLRSNRELLEAVAGSMHSGDRIEREACLKQIGDLDTVIGFCIEAGQALSFDQLLAEATGAVLEDGAPLIYSLLDSVIKHIPEEIPEKKEIRRIRRVANSVGRVGDHDSEWVRSILEEAGGANDGSWNLLPYFFASFMTSNIWNTTGFNVETGGFNNNIYCLARCISAVIAGSEFVRLEREHQQRESPSNGHIDENLDTELQNRISAEAGIKSAMQLFVKFSAGIILDSWGEVNRSHLVAKLIFLNQLSEISPYLPRSSLESHVPYAILRSIYSQYYGNSPSMPLALLSISPRHSPAVSLSHASPIVKQPRGDLTPQHSANDYAYFKGSLPHSQDHLHEADHRSNVRRSGPLDYSSSRSKMKFVDTSTSSSRGPSPLPRFAVSRSGPISYK